In a genomic window of Gossypium arboreum isolate Shixiya-1 chromosome 9, ASM2569848v2, whole genome shotgun sequence:
- the LOC108455228 gene encoding transcription factor GTE8-like isoform X2, translating into MAPAFPLEYTGLKESERCSFSQLMGKSREYFKGGNRSGFIPDYRHAVETMGESEGIGSSGRIDTEMTASEGSCAPKRKCIGLNADSYNNFGVPMQALLLSKMSQSERKNLELRLKMELERVRLFQKKVASLGSRLDFLSPSTDNRSCSDGKKMPLLDKFNRSGASNSQGKKRPLGGHNGVHSKKSTSGRFEPKPAVAVSNSNAYLMKQCEALLNRLMQHNFGWVFNSPVDVVKLNIPDYFTVIKHPMDFGTVKKKITSGQYAIPLDFAADVRLTLSNAMTYNPPGNDVHIMAETLSKYFEARWKAIEKKLPITMNVVDGMPLIAAEHPIEVERNSDILPMKKKKITPKESILKSEPVRQMMTDQEKQQLSTELESLLGELPENIIDFLKEHSSTEGQMGEEEIEIDIDALSDETLFQLRKLLDGYLLGKQKNQAKVEPCEMELPNESGFSNSSMQPCKDTDSGSESDAAKASVPVRSTKENMDSGKNLDLNNSSVAVPNGANQSLNEFGQVEFSDDKPSAVEVEGQQEEESAPSERQVSPEKLYRAALLRNRFADTILKAREKALEKGEKGDPEKLRMEREELERRQREEKARLQAEAKAAEEARRKAEAEAAVEAKRKRELEREAARQALLKMEKTVDINENSQFMEDLEMLTTTNDETLPDFMDETSPSHSQNELGSFKLRGVSNPLEQLGLYMKPDDDDEDEPPQSAPEPVNDVEEGEID; encoded by the exons ATGGCACCAGCTTTTCCGTTAGAATACACGGGACTGAAGGAATCCGAAAGGTGTTCATTTTCACAATTGATGGGGAAATCTAGGGAGTATTTTAAGGGAGGGAATCGTTCTGGTTTTATCCCTGATTACAGGCATGCGGTTGAGACCATGGGTGAATCAGAAGGGATTGGGAGCTCAGGACGGATCGATACAGAAATGACAGCATCGGAGGGTTCATGTGCACCTAAAAGGAAATGTATTGGTTTGAATGCTGATAGTTACAATAATTTTGGTGTCCCCATGCAAGCATTGCTGTTGTCAAAGATGTCACAATCTGAGAGAAAGAATTTGGAGTTGAGATTAAAAATGGAGCTTGAACGGGTTCGGTTGTTTCAGAAGAAAGTTGCTAGTTTGGGCTCGAGGTTAGATTTTTTATCTCCATCTACAGATAACAGGAGTTGCAGTGATGGGAAGAAGATGCCTTTGCTCGATAAATTTAATCGGTctggagcatcaaattcacaagGTAAGAAACGACCTCTTGGAGGACATAATGGAGTCCACTCAAAGAAGAGCACATCGGGACGATTTGAACCGAAGCCGGCCGTTGCAGTGAGTAATTCGAATGCTTACTTGATGAAGCAATGCGAGGCTTTGCTCAATCGTTTGATGCAACATAATTTCGGTTGGGTTTTCAACAGCCCTGTTGATGTGGTGAAGTTGAACATTCCGGATTATTTTACTGTCATTAAGCATCCTATGGATTTTGGCACTGTGAAGAAGAAGATAACTTCTGGACAGTATGCTATTCCATTGGACTTTGCTGCTGATGTTCGCCTTACACTCTCAAATGCAATGACATATAACCCACCCGGAAATGATGTCCACATTATGGCCGAAACGCTAAGTAAATATTTTGAAGCAAGATGGAAAGCTATAGAAAAGAAGCTTCCTATAACCATGAATGTCGTTGATGGTATGCCTTTAATAGCAGCGGAGCACCCTATAGAAGTTGAAAGGAATAGTGACATTTTGcctatgaaaaagaaaaaaataaccccAAAAGAAAGTATTCTCAAGTCAGAGCCCGTTAGACAGATGATGACCGATCAGGAAAAGCAGCAGTTGAGCACAGAATTAGAGTCTTTGTTGGGCGAGTTGCCTGAAAACATTATTGATTTTCTTAAAGAACATAGTTCTACTGAAGGTCAAATGGGCGAGGAGGAGATTGAAATTGACATCGATGCTCTGAGTGATGAAACCTTGTTTCAATTGCGAAAACTTTTGGATGGTTATTTGCTCGGGAAGCAAAAAAACCAGGCAAAAGTTGAACCTTGTGAAATGGAG CTTCCTAATGAGTCAGGATTTAGCAATTCGTCAATGCAGCCATGTAAAG ATACTGATTCTGGTAGTGAGTCGGATGCTGCTAAAGCTTCAGTTCCTGTTAGGTCTACGAAG GAAAATATGGATTCGGGAAAAAATTTGGACTTAAACAACAGTAGTGTTGCAGTTCCCAATGGTGCAAATC AGTCACTAAATGAGTTTGGTCAAGTTGAGTTCTCAGATGATAAACCTAGTGCTGTTGAGGTAGAGGGCCAACAAGAGG AGGAGAGTGCTCCATCTGAGAGGCAAGTCTCCCCCGAAAAGCTCTATCGTGCAGCTTTATTGAGGAATCGTTTTGCTGACACCATACTTAAAGCTCGAGAAAAGGCACTTGAAAAG GGTGAGAAAGGTGATCCGGAGAAACTGCGAATGGAGAGGGAGGAACTTGAAAGACGGCAAAGAGAAG AAAAAGCACGGTTGCAAGCAGAGGCCAAAGCCGCGGAAGAGGCAAGGAGAAAAGCTGAAGCTGAAGCTGCTGTTGAAGCCAAAAGGAAGAGGGAGCTGGAGAGAGAAGCAGCACGTCAGGCTCTTTTAAAG ATGGAGAAGACAGTGGATATCAACGAGAACAGTCAATTTATGGAAGATCTAGAGATGCTTACTACGACCAATGATGAAACTTTGCCTGATTTCATGGACGAGACTAGCCCAAGTCATTCTCAAAATGAGTTGGGAAGTTTCAAACTCCGGGGAGTAAGTAATCCCCTCGAACAACTAGGTTTATACATGAAGCCGGACGACGATGATGAAGATGAACCTCCTCAAAGTGCTCCAGAGCCAGTAAATGATGTTGAGGAAGGCGAAATTGATTGA
- the LOC108454134 gene encoding 4-coumarate--CoA ligase-like 9 codes for MAESANHCQSIDPATGFCSQTRTFHSLRPEVPLPPLYRPLSLPQYTLSLLRSSTATTGGSDTTFVINATKGDSLSYSEFIAQFHSLAHCLRKNYFLSRNDVALILSPPSLHVPLLYFALMSLGIVISPANPLSSDSEIAHQVQLSKPVIAFATSTTSSKLPSLKHGTILLDSPEFISFLSEPNVDPDVINRVQVSQHDTAAVLYSSGTTGRVKGVMLSHRNLIALIAGFYHIRHPQKGPDPPHPVSFFTVPLFHVFGFFMLARAFSMGETAVFTERFEFEGMLRAIEKYKVTYMPVSPPLVLALTKSDLTNKYDISSLLMLGSGGAPLGKEVAERFKEKFPAVELVQGYGLTETGGGAARVIGPEEAARYGTVGRLSENTEAKIVDPVTGEALPPGQRGELWLRGPTVMKGYIGDENATAKTMDSEGWLKTGDICYFDSQGFLYIVDRLKELIKYKAYQVPPAELEHLLHSHPEISDAAIIPYPDEEAGQIPMAYIVRQPGSSMSEAQIMDYIAKQVAPYKKIRRVAFIDSIPKSPAGKILRRELVNHSLSAGLSKL; via the exons ATGGCGGAATCAGCCAACCACTGCCAGTCGATTGATCCGGCCACCGGCTTTTGTTCTCAAACGAGAACCTTTCACAGTCTCAGACCGGAAGTACCTCTTCCACCACTTTATCGGCCTCTCTCCCTCCCACAATATACTCTTTCCCTCCTCCGCTCCTCCACCGCCACCACCGGCGGCAGCGACACTACTTTCGTCATCAATGCTACTAAAGGCGACAGCCTTTCGTACTCCGAATTTATTGCTCAGTTCCACTCCCTCGCTCACTGTCTGCGGAAAAACTATTTCCTTTCCAGAAACGACGTCGCTTTGATCCTCTCCCCGCCCTCTCTTCATGTCCCTTTGCTTTATTTCGCTCTTATGTCATTAGGAATCGTTATTTCTCCCGCTAATCCACTCAGTTCCGACTCGGAGATAGCTCACCAGGTTCAACTCAGTAAACCGGTTATTGCCTTTGCCACCTCAACGACCTCTTCCAAGCTTCCGTCCCTCAAACACGGAACAATCCTCCTCGACTCGCCCGAGTTCATTTCATTCTTATCCGAACCAAATGTGGATCCTGACGTCATTAACCGAGTCCAGGTGAGCCAGCATGACACGGCGGCGGTCCTTTATTCTTCGGGGACCACCGGCCGAGTCAAAGGCGTGATGCTGAGTCACCGGAATCTAATCGCGTTGATCGCCGGGTTTTACCACATACGACACCCCCAAAAGGGTCCAGATCCACCGCACCCGGTATCGTTTTTCACGGTGCCTTTGTTCCATGTGTTCGGGTTCTTTATGCTAGCGAGGGCGTTTTCGATGGGAGAAACGGCAGTTTTCACcgagagatttgaatttgagggaATGTTGAGAGCGATAGAGAAGTACAAGGTAACGTACATGCCAGTTTCGCCGCCGCTCGTCCTGGCGTTAACTAAATCAGATTTGACTAACAAGTATGACATCAGCTCGCTTCTGATGCTCGGAAGCGGCGGCGCTCCGCTTGGTAAGGAGGTTGCTGAGCGGTTCAAGGAGAAATTCCCAGCCGTGGAGCTTGTTCAA GGTTATGGGCTGACCGAGACGGGAGGAGGAGCTGCCAGGGTGATAGGGCCCGAGGAGGCAGCTCGGTACGGGACAGTCGGCCGCCTTTCTGAAAATACGGAAGCCAAGATAGTTGATCCAGTGACCGGAGAAGCCTTGCCTCCTGGGCAGAGAGGGGAACTATGGTTGCGAGGGCCAACAGTAATGAAAG GTTACATAGGGGACGAAAATGCAACCGCGAAAACAATGGATTCGGAAGGGTGGTTAAAAACCGGGGACATATGTTATTTTGACTCACAAGGGTTTCTCTACATCGTAGATagattaaaagaattaatcaaaTACAAGGCATACCAG GTCCCTCCAGCTGAATTGGAACATTTACTTCATTCCCATCCCGAAATCTCCGATGCAGCCATCATTCC GTACCCTGATGAAGAAGCCGGGCAGATACCTATGGCCTATATAGTAAGACAGCCTGGAAGTAGTATGAGTGAAGCTCAAATCATGGATTACATCGCGAAACAg GTTGCACCGTACAAGAAGATCCGACGAGTTGCTTTTATCGATTCAATCCCAAAATCTCCAGCCGGAAAGATCTTGAGGAGGGAGCTGGTTAATCATTCTTTATCTGCTGGTTTGtctaaattataa
- the LOC108455229 gene encoding 60S ribosomal protein L7a-2-like has protein sequence MEVPYCIVKGKSRLGSIVHKKTAAVLCLTTIKNEDKLEFSRVLEAIKANFNEKYEENRKKWGGGLMGSKSQSRTKAKEKLLAKEAAQRMT, from the exons ATGGAGGTCCCTTACTGCATTGTCAAGGGGAAATCTCGTTTGGGATCG ATTGTTCACAAGAAAACTGCTGCCGTTTTGTGCTTGACCACAATTAAGAATGAGGATAAGTTGGAGTTCAGCAGAGTCCTTGAGGCTATCAAG GCAAACTTCAATGAAAAATATGAGGAGAATAGGAAGAAGTGGGGAGGTGGTCTTATGGGCTCCAAATCACAGTCCAGAACCAAGGCAAAGGAGAAGCTTCTTGCCAAGGAAGCTGCTCAGAGGATGACTTAG
- the LOC108455228 gene encoding transcription factor GTE10-like isoform X1 encodes MAPAFPLEYTGLKESERCSFSQLMGKSREYFKGGNRSGFIPDYRHAVETMGESEGIGSSGRIDTEMTASEGSCAPKRKCIGLNADSYNNFGVPMQALLLSKMSQSERKNLELRLKMELERVRLFQKKVASLGSRLDFLSPSTDNRSCSDGKKMPLLDKFNRSGASNSQGKKRPLGGHNGVHSKKSTSGRFEPKPAVAVSNSNAYLMKQCEALLNRLMQHNFGWVFNSPVDVVKLNIPDYFTVIKHPMDFGTVKKKITSGQYAIPLDFAADVRLTLSNAMTYNPPGNDVHIMAETLSKYFEARWKAIEKKLPITMNVVDGMPLIAAEHPIEVERNSDILPMKKKKITPKESILKSEPVRQMMTDQEKQQLSTELESLLGELPENIIDFLKEHSSTEGQMGEEEIEIDIDALSDETLFQLRKLLDGYLLGKQKNQAKVEPCEMELPNESGFSNSSMQPCKGNDQVEKVIDIVAGCDPSTSSYPPVEIEKELNHTNSKCSSSSSSSSESDTDSGSESDAAKASVPVRSTKENMDSGKNLDLNNSSVAVPNGANQSLNEFGQVEFSDDKPSAVEVEGQQEEESAPSERQVSPEKLYRAALLRNRFADTILKAREKALEKGEKGDPEKLRMEREELERRQREEKARLQAEAKAAEEARRKAEAEAAVEAKRKRELEREAARQALLKMEKTVDINENSQFMEDLEMLTTTNDETLPDFMDETSPSHSQNELGSFKLRGVSNPLEQLGLYMKPDDDDEDEPPQSAPEPVNDVEEGEID; translated from the exons ATGGCACCAGCTTTTCCGTTAGAATACACGGGACTGAAGGAATCCGAAAGGTGTTCATTTTCACAATTGATGGGGAAATCTAGGGAGTATTTTAAGGGAGGGAATCGTTCTGGTTTTATCCCTGATTACAGGCATGCGGTTGAGACCATGGGTGAATCAGAAGGGATTGGGAGCTCAGGACGGATCGATACAGAAATGACAGCATCGGAGGGTTCATGTGCACCTAAAAGGAAATGTATTGGTTTGAATGCTGATAGTTACAATAATTTTGGTGTCCCCATGCAAGCATTGCTGTTGTCAAAGATGTCACAATCTGAGAGAAAGAATTTGGAGTTGAGATTAAAAATGGAGCTTGAACGGGTTCGGTTGTTTCAGAAGAAAGTTGCTAGTTTGGGCTCGAGGTTAGATTTTTTATCTCCATCTACAGATAACAGGAGTTGCAGTGATGGGAAGAAGATGCCTTTGCTCGATAAATTTAATCGGTctggagcatcaaattcacaagGTAAGAAACGACCTCTTGGAGGACATAATGGAGTCCACTCAAAGAAGAGCACATCGGGACGATTTGAACCGAAGCCGGCCGTTGCAGTGAGTAATTCGAATGCTTACTTGATGAAGCAATGCGAGGCTTTGCTCAATCGTTTGATGCAACATAATTTCGGTTGGGTTTTCAACAGCCCTGTTGATGTGGTGAAGTTGAACATTCCGGATTATTTTACTGTCATTAAGCATCCTATGGATTTTGGCACTGTGAAGAAGAAGATAACTTCTGGACAGTATGCTATTCCATTGGACTTTGCTGCTGATGTTCGCCTTACACTCTCAAATGCAATGACATATAACCCACCCGGAAATGATGTCCACATTATGGCCGAAACGCTAAGTAAATATTTTGAAGCAAGATGGAAAGCTATAGAAAAGAAGCTTCCTATAACCATGAATGTCGTTGATGGTATGCCTTTAATAGCAGCGGAGCACCCTATAGAAGTTGAAAGGAATAGTGACATTTTGcctatgaaaaagaaaaaaataaccccAAAAGAAAGTATTCTCAAGTCAGAGCCCGTTAGACAGATGATGACCGATCAGGAAAAGCAGCAGTTGAGCACAGAATTAGAGTCTTTGTTGGGCGAGTTGCCTGAAAACATTATTGATTTTCTTAAAGAACATAGTTCTACTGAAGGTCAAATGGGCGAGGAGGAGATTGAAATTGACATCGATGCTCTGAGTGATGAAACCTTGTTTCAATTGCGAAAACTTTTGGATGGTTATTTGCTCGGGAAGCAAAAAAACCAGGCAAAAGTTGAACCTTGTGAAATGGAG CTTCCTAATGAGTCAGGATTTAGCAATTCGTCAATGCAGCCATGTAAAG GTAATGATCAAGTTGAAAAGGTCATAGATATAGTTGCTGGCTGTGATCCATCCACTTCTAGCTACCCTCCTGTAGAAATAGAGAAGGAATTAAACCATACAAACAGCAAATGCAGTAGTTCCAGTAGCTCAAGCAGTGAATCAG ATACTGATTCTGGTAGTGAGTCGGATGCTGCTAAAGCTTCAGTTCCTGTTAGGTCTACGAAG GAAAATATGGATTCGGGAAAAAATTTGGACTTAAACAACAGTAGTGTTGCAGTTCCCAATGGTGCAAATC AGTCACTAAATGAGTTTGGTCAAGTTGAGTTCTCAGATGATAAACCTAGTGCTGTTGAGGTAGAGGGCCAACAAGAGG AGGAGAGTGCTCCATCTGAGAGGCAAGTCTCCCCCGAAAAGCTCTATCGTGCAGCTTTATTGAGGAATCGTTTTGCTGACACCATACTTAAAGCTCGAGAAAAGGCACTTGAAAAG GGTGAGAAAGGTGATCCGGAGAAACTGCGAATGGAGAGGGAGGAACTTGAAAGACGGCAAAGAGAAG AAAAAGCACGGTTGCAAGCAGAGGCCAAAGCCGCGGAAGAGGCAAGGAGAAAAGCTGAAGCTGAAGCTGCTGTTGAAGCCAAAAGGAAGAGGGAGCTGGAGAGAGAAGCAGCACGTCAGGCTCTTTTAAAG ATGGAGAAGACAGTGGATATCAACGAGAACAGTCAATTTATGGAAGATCTAGAGATGCTTACTACGACCAATGATGAAACTTTGCCTGATTTCATGGACGAGACTAGCCCAAGTCATTCTCAAAATGAGTTGGGAAGTTTCAAACTCCGGGGAGTAAGTAATCCCCTCGAACAACTAGGTTTATACATGAAGCCGGACGACGATGATGAAGATGAACCTCCTCAAAGTGCTCCAGAGCCAGTAAATGATGTTGAGGAAGGCGAAATTGATTGA